One genomic window of Tenacibaculum tangerinum includes the following:
- a CDS encoding S41 family peptidase: MKKILTLLTLTIFHVSFSQGTRLLRQPTISNSEIVFIYANDLWKAPIQGGNAIRLTSADGYESNPHFSNDGSMIAFTAQYDGNTDVYIIPSTGGEPKRLTYHPSDDFVQGWTPDNKILFRSSREGKPTQTSKFYTVSLEGGLPKAVKVPRAAYGEFSENGNYIAYTPITSWDAEWRNYRGGQAMPIWILNMQNQQLIKTPQKDKERHLDPVWYNGVVYYISERDYTSNIWSYNLTTKQEKQLTFHKRFDVKSLDANSNGIIYEQGGYIHFLNPETSSTKQIPITVHGDLNYARTRWMNVKGRNLTNPNISPKGKRAIFEYRGEIFTVPKENGTWRNVTNSSGVADRYPIWSPKGDKIAWFSDKNGEYQVVIADQNGDNKSYITIPTPTFYFRPDWSPNGKYLSFTDTHYNIWILNLETEKAEKVATDNFAHPNRTMNPKWSPDSDWIAYAKQNENHFKSIYAYQISTQKTVQITDPLADAISPVWDASGKYLYTLASTNYGLTSGWLDMSSYDPSVTRSLYAIVLNSKDQAPNLPKTDEEEAEKKDTNKEDKNKKKSDKKESKDTNKIKVVIDEDGIFNRAIALQLPAKNYTGLYKAPKNHVFIAESVQNTLNVIIHDYDISKEKATEFSKGVSLITVSEDRESVLLSSKGNWSIVSSKSPAKSTEGSIKTNLKIKVDPKAEAHQIFKEGWRYMRDFLYVDNVHGAPWNKIYEWYAPWIDHVRHRTDLNYVVDIMSGEVAIGHSYVYGGDTPKTKYVSVGLLGCDFEETNGFYRFSKIYKGERWNPSIKAPLGLPGIEVKEGDYLLEINGVTLTSKDNPYKVLEQTAGREIYIKVNSKPTPKGANIVLVKPVFSERSLRSIDWVEENRRKVDKLSDGKLAYVYVPNTSYNGFTSFNRYYFSQQNKKGVIIDERNNGGGNAADYMIDILSRKPFGYFNSKANKRKPWTTPIAGIWGPKVMIINERAGSGGDLFPYMFKERKIGPLVGTRTWGGLVGTWDTPNFIDGGRMVAPRGGFFDLDGNWAVEGEGVAPDIEVHQDPSTVLNGHDPQLEIAVKEALRLLRSKEFIYKPEPAPPTRWKRPSGY; this comes from the coding sequence ATGAAAAAAATACTAACCTTACTCACTTTAACAATTTTCCATGTAAGTTTTTCTCAGGGAACACGCCTATTAAGACAACCTACAATATCTAATTCTGAAATTGTTTTTATATATGCCAATGACCTATGGAAAGCTCCCATTCAAGGAGGAAATGCCATACGACTTACCAGCGCCGATGGTTATGAATCTAATCCACATTTTTCCAATGATGGTAGCATGATTGCTTTTACTGCACAGTATGATGGAAACACAGATGTCTATATTATTCCTTCTACTGGTGGAGAGCCTAAACGCTTAACTTATCATCCCAGTGATGATTTTGTGCAGGGCTGGACACCTGACAACAAAATTCTGTTCCGTTCATCCAGAGAGGGTAAACCAACCCAAACTAGTAAATTTTACACCGTTTCATTAGAAGGAGGTTTACCTAAAGCTGTAAAAGTACCCAGAGCAGCTTATGGAGAATTTTCTGAAAACGGTAACTATATTGCCTATACTCCCATTACTAGTTGGGATGCAGAATGGAGAAATTATCGTGGTGGCCAAGCAATGCCAATTTGGATTTTAAATATGCAAAATCAACAACTTATAAAAACTCCTCAAAAAGATAAAGAAAGACATTTAGACCCTGTTTGGTATAATGGAGTTGTTTACTACATTTCTGAGAGAGATTACACCAGTAATATCTGGTCATATAACCTAACTACAAAACAAGAAAAGCAACTTACATTTCACAAAAGATTTGATGTAAAAAGCCTCGATGCTAATTCGAACGGAATTATCTATGAACAGGGAGGTTACATTCACTTTTTAAATCCTGAAACCTCAAGTACAAAACAAATTCCAATAACAGTTCATGGTGATTTGAATTACGCAAGAACTCGTTGGATGAATGTAAAAGGAAGAAACTTAACCAACCCAAATATTTCACCAAAAGGAAAAAGAGCCATTTTTGAATACCGAGGTGAAATTTTTACTGTTCCAAAAGAAAATGGTACTTGGAGAAACGTAACCAACTCTTCTGGAGTTGCAGATAGATATCCTATATGGTCTCCAAAAGGCGATAAAATTGCTTGGTTTTCTGATAAAAACGGAGAATATCAAGTAGTAATTGCTGACCAAAACGGAGACAACAAGTCATACATTACTATACCTACCCCTACTTTTTATTTCAGGCCCGACTGGTCTCCTAACGGAAAGTATTTATCATTTACCGATACACATTATAATATTTGGATTCTTAATTTAGAAACCGAAAAAGCTGAAAAAGTAGCTACAGATAATTTTGCACACCCTAATAGGACCATGAATCCTAAGTGGTCTCCAGATAGTGATTGGATTGCTTATGCAAAACAAAACGAAAATCATTTTAAGTCTATTTATGCATACCAAATCAGTACTCAAAAAACAGTTCAAATCACAGATCCGTTAGCAGATGCTATTTCACCTGTTTGGGATGCTTCTGGAAAGTATCTATACACTTTGGCTAGTACAAATTATGGATTAACTTCTGGATGGTTAGACATGAGTTCTTACGACCCATCAGTAACACGTAGTTTATATGCTATTGTTCTGAATAGCAAAGACCAAGCTCCTAACCTGCCAAAAACAGACGAAGAAGAAGCTGAAAAAAAAGACACAAATAAGGAAGATAAAAACAAGAAAAAAAGTGATAAGAAAGAATCGAAAGACACTAATAAAATCAAAGTAGTTATTGATGAAGATGGAATTTTTAACCGAGCCATTGCCTTACAACTTCCTGCAAAAAACTATACAGGTTTATACAAAGCACCTAAAAACCATGTGTTCATAGCTGAATCTGTGCAAAACACACTTAATGTAATTATCCATGACTATGATATTTCTAAAGAAAAGGCTACTGAATTCTCCAAAGGAGTCAGTTTAATAACAGTTTCAGAAGATAGAGAATCTGTTTTATTATCGAGTAAAGGAAACTGGAGCATTGTAAGTAGTAAATCTCCAGCAAAATCGACTGAAGGCTCTATAAAAACAAACTTAAAAATTAAGGTAGACCCTAAAGCTGAAGCTCATCAAATCTTTAAAGAAGGTTGGCGTTACATGAGAGATTTCCTGTATGTAGACAATGTACATGGTGCTCCATGGAATAAAATCTATGAATGGTATGCACCGTGGATTGACCACGTACGACACAGAACCGACTTAAACTATGTAGTTGATATTATGAGTGGTGAAGTTGCCATTGGTCACTCATATGTTTACGGAGGAGATACCCCTAAAACCAAGTATGTTTCTGTTGGACTATTAGGTTGTGATTTTGAAGAGACAAACGGCTTCTACAGATTTTCTAAAATATATAAAGGAGAACGCTGGAATCCTAGTATCAAAGCTCCACTGGGTCTTCCAGGTATTGAGGTTAAAGAAGGAGATTATTTACTAGAAATTAATGGCGTTACATTAACTTCAAAAGACAATCCATATAAAGTGCTAGAACAAACCGCTGGAAGAGAAATTTATATTAAAGTTAACTCTAAACCTACTCCTAAAGGAGCTAACATTGTTTTAGTAAAACCTGTTTTTAGTGAAAGAAGTTTGCGTTCTATCGACTGGGTAGAAGAAAATAGGAGAAAAGTAGATAAACTATCTGATGGTAAACTGGCTTATGTTTATGTTCCTAATACATCATATAACGGATTTACATCTTTTAATCGTTATTATTTTTCTCAGCAAAATAAGAAAGGGGTAATTATAGACGAAAGAAACAACGGTGGTGGTAATGCTGCTGATTATATGATTGATATATTATCGAGAAAACCTTTTGGCTATTTTAATAGCAAAGCAAATAAAAGAAAACCATGGACCACTCCTATCGCAGGTATTTGGGGACCAAAAGTGATGATTATTAACGAACGTGCTGGCTCAGGAGGTGATTTGTTTCCTTATATGTTTAAAGAAAGAAAAATTGGTCCATTGGTAGGAACTCGTACTTGGGGAGGCTTGGTAGGAACTTGGGACACCCCAAATTTTATCGACGGTGGTAGAATGGTGGCTCCTCGTGGTGGTTTTTTTGACTTGGATGGAAATTGGGCTGTAGAAGGCGAAGGTGTTGCTCCTGATATTGAAGTGCATCAAGACCCTAGCACGGTATTGAATGGTCATGACCCTCAACTAGAAATAGCCGTTAAAGAAGCGTTACGTTTATTAAGAAGTAAAGAGTTTATATATAAACCCGAACCTGCTCCACCTACGCGTTGGAAAAGACCTTCTGGATATTAA
- the ggt gene encoding gamma-glutamyltransferase — protein MKKTFLFFLTLIVLYNCKKEKIVGTITEKAMVVSARKEASNIGTYILQKGGNAFDAMVATELALAVAYPYAGNLGGGGFMVYRKNSGEIGALDYREKAPLAAHKNMYLDSLGNVIENKSTLGAMAVGVPGTIAGVFATHKKFGSLPVQEILKPVITLAKKGVVVTQKQEDRIKKYQHYFLEVNKDSIILDKPWKKGDTIKYPALAATLERIAKNGRDEFYKGETAKRLVTFMQDNGGILTEEDLAKYEAKWRTPITFTYDDLRIISMSPPASGGICLAQIMNGIEPFDLNKLGHNSTKAIQVITEAERRAYADRSFYLGDPDFVKIPVKTLISKEYTKKRMDNFSFEKATSSADVSHGSITMTESDETTHYAIVDQFGNAVSVTTTINGAYGSKLYCSDLGFFLNNEMDDFSSKPGVPNMFGLVGAEANKIEPEKRMLSSMTPTIVEKNGNLYMVVGTPGGSTIITSVLQTILNVHEFNMGMQQAVNQPRFHHQWLPDVIKMEPKGFKKQVKKELQQLGYELDETNSPVIGKVDAILVLSNGKLEGGADPRGDDTAVGF, from the coding sequence ATGAAAAAAACATTCTTATTTTTCTTAACACTCATAGTATTATACAATTGTAAAAAAGAAAAAATTGTAGGTACAATCACCGAAAAAGCGATGGTAGTTTCTGCTCGTAAAGAAGCTTCAAACATTGGCACTTATATTTTACAAAAAGGAGGAAATGCTTTCGATGCTATGGTAGCGACCGAACTAGCACTGGCAGTTGCGTATCCCTATGCTGGTAATCTTGGAGGTGGTGGTTTTATGGTCTACCGCAAAAACTCAGGAGAAATTGGTGCACTAGATTATCGTGAAAAAGCACCACTTGCCGCTCACAAAAACATGTATTTAGATAGCTTAGGAAATGTGATCGAGAATAAAAGTACCTTAGGAGCCATGGCAGTAGGAGTTCCAGGAACAATCGCTGGTGTTTTTGCTACACATAAAAAATTCGGTTCGTTACCTGTTCAAGAAATTTTAAAACCAGTCATAACTTTAGCCAAAAAAGGAGTTGTAGTAACTCAAAAACAAGAAGACCGTATAAAAAAATACCAACATTACTTTTTAGAAGTAAATAAAGACTCTATTATTCTTGATAAACCTTGGAAAAAAGGAGACACCATAAAATACCCTGCTTTAGCTGCAACGTTAGAACGCATTGCAAAAAACGGTCGTGACGAGTTTTACAAAGGAGAAACCGCCAAACGCCTCGTTACATTTATGCAAGACAATGGCGGAATCTTAACTGAAGAAGACTTGGCAAAATACGAAGCTAAATGGCGAACCCCTATTACCTTTACCTATGACGATTTACGAATCATTTCCATGTCACCCCCTGCAAGTGGAGGTATTTGTTTAGCACAAATTATGAACGGAATTGAACCGTTTGATTTGAATAAACTCGGACATAATTCAACAAAAGCCATACAGGTAATTACTGAAGCGGAACGAAGAGCTTATGCCGATAGAAGTTTTTATTTAGGAGACCCTGATTTTGTAAAAATCCCAGTTAAAACACTCATCAGTAAAGAATACACTAAAAAAAGAATGGACAATTTTTCTTTTGAAAAAGCGACTTCTTCAGCCGATGTTTCTCACGGAAGTATAACCATGACAGAGAGTGATGAAACCACCCACTACGCTATCGTCGATCAATTCGGAAATGCAGTTTCGGTCACCACAACAATCAATGGAGCTTATGGTTCTAAACTATATTGTTCCGATTTAGGATTCTTCTTAAATAATGAAATGGATGATTTTTCAAGCAAACCAGGAGTACCAAACATGTTTGGTTTAGTTGGAGCTGAAGCCAATAAAATTGAACCCGAAAAACGCATGTTGAGCTCTATGACCCCTACTATTGTAGAGAAAAACGGAAACCTATACATGGTGGTAGGAACACCCGGCGGATCGACTATCATCACTTCTGTATTACAAACCATTTTAAACGTACATGAATTTAATATGGGAATGCAGCAAGCCGTAAACCAACCTCGTTTTCACCATCAATGGTTACCCGATGTAATTAAAATGGAACCAAAAGGATTTAAAAAACAAGTTAAAAAAGAGTTACAACAACTAGGATACGAATTAGACGAAACGAACTCACCTGTTATTGGTAAAGTAGACGCTATTTTAGTACTTTCTAATGGAAAATTAGAAGGAGGGGCCGACCCAAGAGGTGATGATACTGCTGTAGGGTTTTAA
- a CDS encoding acyl carrier protein phosphodiesterase encodes MNFLAHLYLSESNTNIMIGNFIADHVKGNKFSHYHQDIQKGILLHREIDTYTDAHEIVRISKRRLHERYRHYDGVIIDIFYDHYLAKNWKNYSQIPLNIYVNSVYRLLEENFDILPEKTQDMLPYIVQYNWLYNYQFAKGIQEVLNGMNRRTNGKSKMNLAIEDLLENYQIFEDDFTTFFEDLRAFSHQKLLELS; translated from the coding sequence ATGAATTTTTTAGCGCACTTATACCTTTCTGAGAGTAATACAAATATTATGATTGGTAACTTTATAGCAGATCATGTGAAAGGCAATAAATTTTCTCACTATCATCAAGATATTCAAAAAGGAATTTTACTTCATCGTGAAATTGATACCTACACCGATGCACATGAAATTGTTAGGATAAGCAAACGCCGATTGCATGAACGTTACCGACACTACGACGGAGTAATTATTGATATTTTTTATGACCATTACCTAGCTAAAAACTGGAAAAACTATTCACAAATACCGCTAAATATTTATGTAAACTCCGTATATCGATTACTTGAAGAAAACTTTGATATTCTCCCTGAAAAAACACAAGACATGCTCCCTTATATAGTGCAATATAATTGGTTATATAATTATCAATTTGCCAAAGGAATTCAAGAAGTATTAAACGGAATGAATAGACGTACCAACGGAAAATCAAAAATGAATTTAGCTATAGAAGACTTGTTGGAGAATTATCAAATTTTTGAAGACGATTTTACTACCTTTTTCGAAGATCTTCGTGCATTTTCTCATCAAAAACTACTAGAACTAAGCTAA